A genomic window from Fusarium verticillioides 7600 chromosome 5, whole genome shotgun sequence includes:
- a CDS encoding glutamine synthetase produces the protein MAEYVWVDADGGTRSKSRTLPEKEYKPEDLPVWNFDGSSTNQAPGDNSDVYLRPCAVYPDPFRGSPNIIVLAECWNADGTPNKYNFRHDCVKVMDTYADDEPWFGLEQEYTLLGSDNRPYGWPAGGFPAPQGEYYCGVGTGKVVQRDIVEAHYKACLYAGIKISGTNAEVMPAQWEYQVGPCTGIEMGDQLWVSRFFLHRVAEEFGAKVSLHPKPIQGDWNGALSNPGLFCLFTMLISLQGLHSNFSTKAMREEGGMKVIEEALKKLEPHHVECIAEYGEDNELRLTGRHETGSIDSFSWGVANRGTSIRVPRETAAKGYGYFEDRRPASNADPYRVTKVLLQFSMA, from the exons ATGGCTGAGTACGTCTGGGTTGACGCCGATGGTGGCACTCGTTCCAAGTCTCGC ACACTTCCCGAGAAGGAATACAAGCCTGAGGATCTTCCTGTCTGGAACTTTGATGGTTCTTCCACCAACCAGGCTCCTGGTGACAACTCCGATGTCTACCTCCGTCCCTGCGCAGTCTACCCCGATCCCTTCCGTGGCTCTCCCAACATTATTGTTCTTGCCGAGTGCTGGAATGCCGATGGAACTCCCAACAAATACAACTTCCGTCATGATTGCGTGAAGGTTATGGATACCTACGCCGACGATGAGCCTTGGTTTGGCCTGGAACAGGAGTACACCCTTCTCGGCTCTGACAACCGACCTTATGGCTGGCCCGCCGGCGGCTTCCCTGCTCC CCAAGGCGAGTATTACTGTGGTGTGGGCACTGGAAAGGTCGTCCAGCGCGATATCGTCGAGGCCCATTATAAAGCCTGCTTGT ATGCcggcatcaagatctctggAACTAACGCTGAGGTCATGCCTGCTCAATGGGAATATCAGGTCGGTCCCTGCACTGGCATTGAAA TGGGTGACCAACTTTGGGTCTCACGATTCTTTTTGCATCGAGTCGCCGAGGAATTCGGTGCAAAGGTTTCTCTGCACCCCAAACCTATCCAAGGAGACTGGAACGGAGCTTTAAGTAACCCCGGccttttctgtctcttcaCAATGCTAATATCTCTACAGGGTCTGCACTCAAACTTTTCCACCAAAGCCATGCGCGAGGAGGGAGGTATGAAGGTTATCGAGGAGGcactgaagaagcttgagccTCACCACGTCGAGTGTATCGCAGAGTACGGAGAGGACAACGAATTACGCCTAACCGGCCGTCATGAGACGGGATCGatcgacagcttctcctgGGGTGTCGCCAACCGTGGCACAAGCATCCGTGTACCACGCGAAACTGCGGCCAAGGGTTACGGTTACTTCGAGGATCGCCGCCCTGCTTCCAACGCCGATCCTTACCGCGTTACCAAGGTCCTCCTCCAATTTTCCATGGCTTAA